The Neosynechococcus sphagnicola sy1 genome segment ACTGAGCCGAAGTCCAAGCCCGGTTTAGATATCCCGGAGTTTCTCCAACGTCGTCGTCCCAATCGTTAATGGGGCATTGCCTTGCGTTCCCAGGAACGGAGATCCAGGGTCTCACCAGGTTCAGGCGTCAATAGTTGGGTGGTTGCACCGCTATCAATCAACCGCTGGCGAAATTCAGCAACACTGCCAACGGACTGAATCAGGGTCGTGAGTAATCCACGGGTCTGGATATTACCTACACTGGTGGGGACAAAAAACTTGGGCTTCAAAGTTGTTACTAGGGTAATAGCCTGTTCTGGCCCCATGATGACAGTTCCGAGGCCAGGGAAAATTTGCCCCACCACCGGGGCGATCGCCCCCTCTATCTGGGAGAAGTGTTGCTCGATTCCCAGGGTGGGATCAAACAAGTGCGGCTCATAGTAGAGGGTGGTGCCAGTGCTTAGATCCTGCAACATATAGCCATTTTCCCGCTGTCCCTGAAGAATTGCCCCTGGAACCGCTGTCATTGCTAGCTGACCTTGGCGATGGGTTTGCCACGGGAGGAGGGGGGTTACCTGGGGATAGCCTAAGCGTTGTACCACCTTAGCCGCCGTGGGAGAGCCGACCACCGGCAGATCGTGATCCAGGGCTCTGAGGGTGGGGCGATGGCAGTGATCGTCCAGACCTTGGGAGATCAGGATCAGGTCAATGGGGGGCAAGGTCTCGGGGGTAAACACTGGGGGAGTGATGTGGGAAGCCGTGAACAACCAAGGCCAGCCATAGAACACCAGAGGATCGACCAACCAAGGATCGATGAGCACGGTTTGCCCAGCCATCTGCACAATCCAAGAATTTAAATCA includes the following:
- a CDS encoding MBL fold metallo-hydrolase; the protein is MHLTRIDLNSWIVQMAGQTVLIDPWLVDPLVFYGWPWLFTASHITPPVFTPETLPPIDLILISQGLDDHCHRPTLRALDHDLPVVGSPTAAKVVQRLGYPQVTPLLPWQTHRQGQLAMTAVPGAILQGQRENGYMLQDLSTGTTLYYEPHLFDPTLGIEQHFSQIEGAIAPVVGQIFPGLGTVIMGPEQAITLVTTLKPKFFVPTSVGNIQTRGLLTTLIQSVGSVAEFRQRLIDSGATTQLLTPEPGETLDLRSWERKAMPH